In a genomic window of Acropora muricata isolate sample 2 chromosome 2, ASM3666990v1, whole genome shotgun sequence:
- the LOC136909573 gene encoding XK-related protein 6-like, whose product MSENAVRLGKYELLKYSLGSLLSFTDVATDVLTAILYYQQSHFVWFGFCLLFAFLPSLLLTLAFILQSCGQLTVCTMIKQVVLFANPCGSGILKVKLFLVCLQNYDEVNSIEGFLVDNEKLREHYRAEKVYHFVEGLLENMPQMILQIYATIVQDERISEIQMFSISVTFVNLVWILSLLEYSSLIKQEKLSAFITIILYNACLIVARGLSIVTFLVSFQWLTSIVIIFHEFVCISIYMYRNHEYFTEKKIWWIASLLIPCYIFVYMGFKVKELNSKFFDIKLGRSVVSSGFFYVCFTAENILMVSLFFAWTKTTYKRLSQLGSNLIMILVIVLSLSGSLMHLWFTYAYFHKQHQVSPAYGQEITEPTQDHNSRSRQSPKDLRPPGLISKFSLLEV is encoded by the coding sequence ATGTCTGAAAACGCTGTACGACTCGGCAAATATGAATTACTCAAGTATTCCCTTGGATCTCTGCTGAGCTTTACGGACGTAGCCACGGATGTTTTGACGGCTATCCTTTACTATCAGCAGAGTCATTTTGTCTGGTTTGGCTTTTGccttttatttgctttcttaCCGTCTCTTTTGCTCACTCTCGCATTCATATTGCAAAGCTGTGGGCAGCTGACAGTGTGCACAATGATAAAGCAGGTTGTCCTGTTTGCCAACCCCTGCGGATCGGGAATTCTAAAGGTCAAGCTATTCTTGGTTTGTTTACAAAATTACGATGAAGTTAACAGCATCGAAGGATTTCTCGTCGACAACGAAAAGCTGCGAGAACACTACAGAGCGGAAAAAGTTTACCATTTCGTGGAAGGGCTGCTAGAGAATATGCCCCAAATGATACTCCAAATTTACGCCACGATCGTGCAAGATGAGCGAATCTCAGAGATAcaaatgttttcaatttctgtGACGTTCGTTAATCTTGTTTGGATTTTGAGTCTGTTGGAATACAGCAGTCTcattaaacaagaaaaattatCTGCTTTTATTACAATTATTCTATACAATGCGTGCCTCATAGTCGCACGTGGGTTATCAATTGTTACCTTCCTTGTGTCTTTCCAGTGGCTTACTTCAATCGTGATTATTTTTCATGAGTTCGTTTGCATTTCTATATATATGTACAGAAATCACGAATACTTCACGGAGAAGAAAATATGGTGGATCGCGTCACTACTCATTCCTTGCTACATTTTCGTTTACATGGGATTCAAAGTTAAAGAACTAAACTCGAAATTCTTTGATATCAAACTTGGCCGGTCAGTCGTCTCTTCCGGGTTTTTCTACGTCTGTTTTACAGCTGAGAATATCTTGATGGTTTCGCTGTTCTTTGCTTGGACAAAGACCACATATAAACGGCTGAGCCAATTGGGTTCAAATTTAATCATGATTTTGGTCATAGTTCTGTCTCTATCGGGAAGTCTGATGCATTTGTGGTTTACCTACGCATATTTTCACAAACAACATCAAGTTTCACCCGCTTATGGCCAGGAAATCACAGAGCCAACGCAAGATCATAATAGTAGGAGCAGGCAATCACCGAAAGATTTAAGGCCTCCTGGTTTGATATCAAAATTTTCGCTGCTAGAGGTCTAA